From the Prunus dulcis chromosome 4, ALMONDv2, whole genome shotgun sequence genome, one window contains:
- the LOC117626260 gene encoding abnormal spindle-like microcephaly-associated protein homolog isoform X3 has protein sequence MEGEEPPSCPSPSPYRNPSSLFRDISNFKTPKRPSRISNLHSPGPHFFTASKQTPRTSSSFCRRPSLAQSNSSRTKAAARKLKAFEVEQSQSSRKVQIQKEQKLKSLAKSLTVWLNFLFQNPRSCGCTLSVDEDHRGGTLPKGKRDSEPGSAVRVDSAWRDPKRQRDSSWRAVSAVAFSSSKYSNLRSSLEHVCSVDDLTQRMRLYLSMGNCKEVFDAMTQVAKNIDEGRLKMKAHCPLVTDVGFKKKATRILMSYNPIWLRIGLYVVFGGDSLLSDRDANSDEEIRFLKMIIEKQIFAHASLAKDYAYNKMVDGLYRPGYYEALGNVILKRFLLLVLILDRAKCQSSLSLKYGIDGVDGGSPLLFTVESNIKSSHQVIHDFLSSDVMLGEGNILAHLVILGYKVSYQQDPLVEFDFRVTDLFVDLQDGVRLCRIIQLLQDDTSILTKMVVPADTHKKHLANCGIALQYLRQAGVALHDEDGMMILEDDIAHGDKELTLSLLWNMFVHFQLPLLIKKTNLAEEICKIRGNGDNLINFESSSLEMLLKWIQAICENYDCKVDSFSSLVDGKAIWCLLDFYFRKQLCCGWSSKDPNKSSHEESIMLVTDYSDAVHNFLLSQKLLTLLGNFPEVLQISDILEYNGACNDRSVVILLVFLSSQLIVKKNMDQLNFHKLLRCDCQSLERKYSCMQCSVRPDAAHIQEETYDHSAEVNAAKRIQSHFRRAVERRKFVKMLNAAAFLQTVFRAWLSVRQNPARIKFSTIQVQELACERWRQRETGRRYAMFIIGRHGFLNLKRSVLLIQRAVRNWITQRHRGGSILTLDACTSDLVNAAIVVQRHIRGWLTRSRYIHGVAPVDKSSNLCQENGAHDFQIWGAVKIQLAWKNFSVRHSLRYQQFAATKIQSHFRSWLLRRRFHTQRQAIIKIQSALRMSICWMAYQQYKIATASATVIQSYVRACIARRGADQRRHVIVAIQRYCRGWLIRSYFLCQREAAVKIQSAVRCLICRQAFHRRRQAAMKIQPIVKGQISRNRLLGASSLRPVISNGCLSKSTGAFCKSAELNKVFCSVLKLQRWWRGAMLLKLRTKSAVIIQSHIRGWLDRQKATGEKQCIVVIQSWWRGYLARKKETGGELLDLRLRVQKSAANVDDNMRIINRLVAALSELRTMKSVSGILHTCVTLDKATQHSHKCCEKLVEAGAIKTLLKLFRSASRSIPDQEVLKHVLSTLRNLARYPHLIEVLIDSPGSVETVVGEFLRNKEEGYFIASELLKKICASRKGVEAVRKSPALLKRLHSLVEELSKKANNEKRNARVTVGREYTERRLKEAVEILKLATAGRLGF, from the exons ATGGAAGGCGAAGAGCCACCGTCATGCCCGTCACCGTCACCGTATAGGAACCCTTCCTCTCTCTTCAGAGacatctcaaatttcaaaacccCGAAACGCCCCTCGCGAATCTCCAATTTACACTCCCCTGGCCCCCATTTCTTCACAGCCTCCAAGCAGACCCCGCGTACTTCTTCGTCATTTTGCCGTCGGCCATCTCTCGCTCAGTCGAACTCCAGCCGTACCAAGGCTGCAGCCAGAAAACTCAAGGCCTTCGAGGTCGAGCAGTCACAGTCCTCTCGCAAGGTCCAAATTCAAAAAGAGCAAAAGCTCAAATCCTTGGCCAAGTCTCTCACCGTCTGGCTCAATTTCCTCTTCCAAAACCCTAGATCCTGCGGCTGCACTTTGTCCGTTGATGAGGATCATCGTGGCGGAACGCTTCCCAAGGGGAAGAGGGATAGCGAGCCCGGCAGTGCGGTCCGGGTCGACTCGGCGTGGCGGGACCCGAAGCGTCAGAGAGACTCGTCTTGGCGGGCCGTGAGTGCTGTGGCATTCTCAAGCTCCAAGTATTCGAACTTACGGTCTTCGTTGGAACATGTGTGTAGTGTTGATGATTTGACGCAGCGAATGCGGCTTTATTTGAGCATGGGCAATTGCAAAGAGGTTTTTGATGCGATGACTCAAGTAGCTAAG AATATTGATGAGGGGAGGTTGAAGATGAAGGCTCATTGCCCCTTAGTAACGGATGTAGGGTTCAAGAAGAAGGCCACTAGAATTCTCATGAGCTACAACCCAATTTGGCTTCGAATTGGCTTGTACGTTGTTTTCGGTGGTGATTCTTTGTTGTCCGACAGAGATGCTAATTCTGATGAAGAAATCAGATTTTTGAAAATGATCATTGAGAAGCAAATTTTTGCACATGCAAGTCTAGCAAAGGATTATGCTTATAACAAGATGGTTGATGGTCTTTACAGACCCGGTTATTATGAAGCTCTGGGAAATGTCATTTTGAAGAGATTTCTGTTGCTTGTTCTTATCCTTGATAGAGCTAAATGTCAGAGCAGTCTTTCTCTTAAGTATGGTATTGATGGAGTGGATGGGGGTTCTCCTTTATTGTTTACGGTTGAATCTAATATTAAATCAAGTCATCAGGTGATCCATG ATTTTCTCTCATCTGATGTCATGCTTGGAGAAGGTAATATTTTAGCACATCTGGTGATTTTAGGATACAAAGTATCTTATCAGCAG GATCCGCTTGTTGAATTTGACTTCCGAGTTACAGATTTATTTGTTGATCTTCAAGATGGGGTGCGCCTCTGTAGGATCATTCAACTTTTGCAAGATGACACATCTATCCTCACG AAAATGGTTGTTCCAGCAGATACGCATAAGAAGCACTTGGCAAATTGTGGCATTGCCCTGCAATACCTTAGGCAGGCTGGTGTTGCTTTACATGATGAAGATGGAATGATGATTCTGGAAGATGATATTGCTCATGGGGACAAAGAACTTACTCTCTCATTGCTCTGGAACATGTTTGTTCATTTTCAG CTACCTCTTTTGATCAAGAAAACAAACTTAGCTGAGGAAATTTGCAAGATTCGTGGAAATGGG GATAACTTGATCAATTTTGAATCCTCCTCCTTGGAAATGCTTTTAAAGTGGATTCAG GCAATTTGTGAAAATTATGACTGCAAGGTCGACAGCTTTTCTTCATTGGTGGATGGAAAAGCTATATGGTGCCTGCTGGACTTTTACTTTCGTAAACAACTTTGTTGTGGTTGGTCGTCAAAG GATCCTAATAAATCCAGTCACGAAGAATCAATCATGTTAGTGACTGATTACTCAGATGCAGTGCACAACTTTTTATTATCACAGAAATTGTTGACATTATTGGGAAATTTTCCAGAG GTTCTGCAAATAAGTGACATTCTTGAATATAATGGTGCATGTAATGACCGGAGTGTGGTGATCCTATTGGTGTTCCTGTCATCTCAACTGATTGTCAAGAAAAATATG GATCAGTTAAATTTCCATAAACTCTTGCGTTGTGATTGCCAGAGTCTAGAGAGAAAATATTCATGTATGCAATGTTCTGTAAGACCGGATGCAGCACATATCCAAGAAGAAACATATGACCACAGTGCTGAAG TAAATGCTGCAAAAAGGATACAGTCACATTTCAGACGAGCTGTTGAACGTCGCAAGTTTGTGAAGATGTTGAATGCCGCCGCTTTTTTGCAGACAGTTTTCCGTGCTTGGCTAAGTGTGAGGCAAAATCCGGCTCGCATAAAGTTTAGCACTATTCAAGTTCAAGAGTTAGCATGTG AAAGGTGGAGACAACGAGAAACAGGGAGGAGATATGCTATGTTCATTATTGGCAGACATGGTTTTCTCAACTTAAAAAGGTCAGTTTTGCTCATCCAACGAGCTGTAAGGAATTGGATCACTCAAAGACATCGAGGTGGAAGCATTTTAACTCTTGATGCATGCACTTCTGATCTAGTCAATGCTGCCATTGTTGTCCAAAGACATATTCGTGGGTGGCTTACAAGATCAAGATACATTCATGGGGTTGCTCCAGTAGATAAATCTTCAAATCTGTGCCAGGAAAATGGTGCGCATGATTTTCAAATATGGGGAGCAGTTAAAATCCAGCTTGCTTGGAAGAATTTTTCAGTCCGTCACTCTCTTCGCTATCAGCAATTTGCTGCAACCAAAATTCAAAGTCATTTTCGTAGTTGGCTATTGAGGAGAAGGTTTCACACTCAAAGGCAAGCAATAATAAAAATCCAAAGTGCTTTGCGAATGTCAATATGTTGGATGGCTTATCAGCAATACAAAATTGCAACTGCATCAGCCACCGTTATTCAATCTTATGTACGTGCATGCATTGCCCGGAGAGGAGCTGATCAACGTAGGCATGTCATTGTTGCAATCCAA AGATACTGCCGTGGTTGGTTGATCAGAAGTTACTTCTTGTGTCAAAGAGAGGCTGCAGTAAAGATCCAAAGTGCCGTTCGATGCCTCATATGCCGTCAGGCATTTCATCGTCGTAGACAAGCTGCAATGAAAATTCAACCGATAGTCAAGGGGCAGATTAGTCGAAATAGGCTCTTAG GTGCTTCTTCCCTACGTCCAGTCATCTCCAATGGTTGTCTTTCAAAGAGCACAGGAGCCTTCTGTAAGAGTGCTGAACTAAATAAAGTCTTTTGCTCTGTGTTGAAATTGCAAAGGTGGTGGAGAGGTGCTATGTTGCTAAAGTTAAGAACAAAGTCTGCAGTCATTATTCAATCTCATATTCGAGGGTGGTTGGATAGGCAAAAAGCTACTGGAGAGAAGCAATGTATTGTTGTAATACAA TCATGGTGGAGAGGTTACTTggcaaggaaaaaagagacaGGAGGTGAGCTACTGGATTTGCGCTTGAGAGTGCAAAAGTCTGCTGCGAATGTGGATGATAACATGCGCATTATTAACAGACTTGTGGCAGCACTTTCAGAACTACGAACAATGAAAAGTGTCAGTGGCATTCTTCATACTTGTGTTACTTTGG ACAAGGCTACGCAACATTCTCATAAATGTTGTGAGAAACTTGTGGAGGCAGGAGCTATTAAAACTCTGCTGAAGCTTTTTCGGTCAGCCAGCCGAAGCATACCAGATCAGGAGGTTCTGAAGCACGTCCTCTCAACTCTAAGGAACCTTGCCCGCTATCCACATCTGATTGAAGTGCTCATTGATAGTCCTGGGTCTGTAGAAACTGTTGTAGGGGAGTTCCTAAG GAACAAGGAGGAGGGTTATTTCATTGCTTCTGAGCTTCTGAAGAAGATATGCGCTAGTCGTAAAGGCGTTGAAGCTGTACGCAAATCACCTGCCCTTTTGAAAAGGCTCCACAGTCTTGTTGAGGAACTTAGCAAGAAGGCCAACAATGAGAAGAG GAACGCCCGAGTTACAGTTGGTAGAGAATATACAGAGAGAAGATTAAAGGAGGCTGTTGAAATTCTGAAACTAGCCACAGCAGGAAGGCTAGGTTTTTGA
- the LOC117626260 gene encoding abnormal spindle-like microcephaly-associated protein homolog isoform X1 codes for MEGEEPPSCPSPSPYRNPSSLFRDISNFKTPKRPSRISNLHSPGPHFFTASKQTPRTSSSFCRRPSLAQSNSSRTKAAARKLKAFEVEQSQSSRKVQIQKEQKLKSLAKSLTVWLNFLFQNPRSCGCTLSVDEDHRGGTLPKGKRDSEPGSAVRVDSAWRDPKRQRDSSWRAVSAVAFSSSKYSNLRSSLEHVCSVDDLTQRMRLYLSMGNCKEVFDAMTQVAKNIDEGRLKMKAHCPLVTDVGFKKKATRILMSYNPIWLRIGLYVVFGGDSLLSDRDANSDEEIRFLKMIIEKQIFAHASLAKDYAYNKMVDGLYRPGYYEALGNVILKRFLLLVLILDRAKCQSSLSLKYGIDGVDGGSPLLFTVESNIKSSHQVIHDFLSSDVMLGEGNILAHLVILGYKVSYQQDPLVEFDFRVTDLFVDLQDGVRLCRIIQLLQDDTSILTKMVVPADTHKKHLANCGIALQYLRQAGVALHDEDGMMILEDDIAHGDKELTLSLLWNMFVHFQLPLLIKKTNLAEEICKIRGNGDNLINFESSSLEMLLKWIQAICENYDCKVDSFSSLVDGKAIWCLLDFYFRKQLCCGWSSKDPNKSSHEESIMLVTDYSDAVHNFLLSQKLLTLLGNFPEVLQISDILEYNGACNDRSVVILLVFLSSQLIVKKNMDQLNFHKLLRCDCQSLERKYSCMQCSVRPDAAHIQEETYDHSAEDSVIKFKAIQAWWQDMAERNHKSVAKPAVPVLHNVFTNEDNINIQKVNAAKRIQSHFRRAVERRKFVKMLNAAAFLQTVFRAWLSVRQNPARIKFSTIQVQELACERWRQRETGRRYAMFIIGRHGFLNLKRSVLLIQRAVRNWITQRHRGGSILTLDACTSDLVNAAIVVQRHIRGWLTRSRYIHGVAPVDKSSNLCQENGAHDFQIWGAVKIQLAWKNFSVRHSLRYQQFAATKIQSHFRSWLLRRRFHTQRQAIIKIQSALRMSICWMAYQQYKIATASATVIQSYVRACIARRGADQRRHVIVAIQRYCRGWLIRSYFLCQREAAVKIQSAVRCLICRQAFHRRRQAAMKIQPIVKGQISRNRLLGASSLRPVISNGCLSKSTGAFCKSAELNKVFCSVLKLQRWWRGAMLLKLRTKSAVIIQSHIRGWLDRQKATGEKQCIVVIQSWWRGYLARKKETGGELLDLRLRVQKSAANVDDNMRIINRLVAALSELRTMKSVSGILHTCVTLDKATQHSHKCCEKLVEAGAIKTLLKLFRSASRSIPDQEVLKHVLSTLRNLARYPHLIEVLIDSPGSVETVVGEFLRNKEEGYFIASELLKKICASRKGVEAVRKSPALLKRLHSLVEELSKKANNEKRNARVTVGREYTERRLKEAVEILKLATAGRLGF; via the exons ATGGAAGGCGAAGAGCCACCGTCATGCCCGTCACCGTCACCGTATAGGAACCCTTCCTCTCTCTTCAGAGacatctcaaatttcaaaacccCGAAACGCCCCTCGCGAATCTCCAATTTACACTCCCCTGGCCCCCATTTCTTCACAGCCTCCAAGCAGACCCCGCGTACTTCTTCGTCATTTTGCCGTCGGCCATCTCTCGCTCAGTCGAACTCCAGCCGTACCAAGGCTGCAGCCAGAAAACTCAAGGCCTTCGAGGTCGAGCAGTCACAGTCCTCTCGCAAGGTCCAAATTCAAAAAGAGCAAAAGCTCAAATCCTTGGCCAAGTCTCTCACCGTCTGGCTCAATTTCCTCTTCCAAAACCCTAGATCCTGCGGCTGCACTTTGTCCGTTGATGAGGATCATCGTGGCGGAACGCTTCCCAAGGGGAAGAGGGATAGCGAGCCCGGCAGTGCGGTCCGGGTCGACTCGGCGTGGCGGGACCCGAAGCGTCAGAGAGACTCGTCTTGGCGGGCCGTGAGTGCTGTGGCATTCTCAAGCTCCAAGTATTCGAACTTACGGTCTTCGTTGGAACATGTGTGTAGTGTTGATGATTTGACGCAGCGAATGCGGCTTTATTTGAGCATGGGCAATTGCAAAGAGGTTTTTGATGCGATGACTCAAGTAGCTAAG AATATTGATGAGGGGAGGTTGAAGATGAAGGCTCATTGCCCCTTAGTAACGGATGTAGGGTTCAAGAAGAAGGCCACTAGAATTCTCATGAGCTACAACCCAATTTGGCTTCGAATTGGCTTGTACGTTGTTTTCGGTGGTGATTCTTTGTTGTCCGACAGAGATGCTAATTCTGATGAAGAAATCAGATTTTTGAAAATGATCATTGAGAAGCAAATTTTTGCACATGCAAGTCTAGCAAAGGATTATGCTTATAACAAGATGGTTGATGGTCTTTACAGACCCGGTTATTATGAAGCTCTGGGAAATGTCATTTTGAAGAGATTTCTGTTGCTTGTTCTTATCCTTGATAGAGCTAAATGTCAGAGCAGTCTTTCTCTTAAGTATGGTATTGATGGAGTGGATGGGGGTTCTCCTTTATTGTTTACGGTTGAATCTAATATTAAATCAAGTCATCAGGTGATCCATG ATTTTCTCTCATCTGATGTCATGCTTGGAGAAGGTAATATTTTAGCACATCTGGTGATTTTAGGATACAAAGTATCTTATCAGCAG GATCCGCTTGTTGAATTTGACTTCCGAGTTACAGATTTATTTGTTGATCTTCAAGATGGGGTGCGCCTCTGTAGGATCATTCAACTTTTGCAAGATGACACATCTATCCTCACG AAAATGGTTGTTCCAGCAGATACGCATAAGAAGCACTTGGCAAATTGTGGCATTGCCCTGCAATACCTTAGGCAGGCTGGTGTTGCTTTACATGATGAAGATGGAATGATGATTCTGGAAGATGATATTGCTCATGGGGACAAAGAACTTACTCTCTCATTGCTCTGGAACATGTTTGTTCATTTTCAG CTACCTCTTTTGATCAAGAAAACAAACTTAGCTGAGGAAATTTGCAAGATTCGTGGAAATGGG GATAACTTGATCAATTTTGAATCCTCCTCCTTGGAAATGCTTTTAAAGTGGATTCAG GCAATTTGTGAAAATTATGACTGCAAGGTCGACAGCTTTTCTTCATTGGTGGATGGAAAAGCTATATGGTGCCTGCTGGACTTTTACTTTCGTAAACAACTTTGTTGTGGTTGGTCGTCAAAG GATCCTAATAAATCCAGTCACGAAGAATCAATCATGTTAGTGACTGATTACTCAGATGCAGTGCACAACTTTTTATTATCACAGAAATTGTTGACATTATTGGGAAATTTTCCAGAG GTTCTGCAAATAAGTGACATTCTTGAATATAATGGTGCATGTAATGACCGGAGTGTGGTGATCCTATTGGTGTTCCTGTCATCTCAACTGATTGTCAAGAAAAATATG GATCAGTTAAATTTCCATAAACTCTTGCGTTGTGATTGCCAGAGTCTAGAGAGAAAATATTCATGTATGCAATGTTCTGTAAGACCGGATGCAGCACATATCCAAGAAGAAACATATGACCACAGTGCTGAAG ATTCTGTAATAAAGTTTAAGGCCATTCAGGCCTGGTGGCAAGATATGGCCGAAAGGAACCATAAGTCTGTTGCCAAACCAGCTGTTCCTGTTTTGCATAACGTTTTCACAAACGAAGACAACATTAATATTCAAAAAG TAAATGCTGCAAAAAGGATACAGTCACATTTCAGACGAGCTGTTGAACGTCGCAAGTTTGTGAAGATGTTGAATGCCGCCGCTTTTTTGCAGACAGTTTTCCGTGCTTGGCTAAGTGTGAGGCAAAATCCGGCTCGCATAAAGTTTAGCACTATTCAAGTTCAAGAGTTAGCATGTG AAAGGTGGAGACAACGAGAAACAGGGAGGAGATATGCTATGTTCATTATTGGCAGACATGGTTTTCTCAACTTAAAAAGGTCAGTTTTGCTCATCCAACGAGCTGTAAGGAATTGGATCACTCAAAGACATCGAGGTGGAAGCATTTTAACTCTTGATGCATGCACTTCTGATCTAGTCAATGCTGCCATTGTTGTCCAAAGACATATTCGTGGGTGGCTTACAAGATCAAGATACATTCATGGGGTTGCTCCAGTAGATAAATCTTCAAATCTGTGCCAGGAAAATGGTGCGCATGATTTTCAAATATGGGGAGCAGTTAAAATCCAGCTTGCTTGGAAGAATTTTTCAGTCCGTCACTCTCTTCGCTATCAGCAATTTGCTGCAACCAAAATTCAAAGTCATTTTCGTAGTTGGCTATTGAGGAGAAGGTTTCACACTCAAAGGCAAGCAATAATAAAAATCCAAAGTGCTTTGCGAATGTCAATATGTTGGATGGCTTATCAGCAATACAAAATTGCAACTGCATCAGCCACCGTTATTCAATCTTATGTACGTGCATGCATTGCCCGGAGAGGAGCTGATCAACGTAGGCATGTCATTGTTGCAATCCAA AGATACTGCCGTGGTTGGTTGATCAGAAGTTACTTCTTGTGTCAAAGAGAGGCTGCAGTAAAGATCCAAAGTGCCGTTCGATGCCTCATATGCCGTCAGGCATTTCATCGTCGTAGACAAGCTGCAATGAAAATTCAACCGATAGTCAAGGGGCAGATTAGTCGAAATAGGCTCTTAG GTGCTTCTTCCCTACGTCCAGTCATCTCCAATGGTTGTCTTTCAAAGAGCACAGGAGCCTTCTGTAAGAGTGCTGAACTAAATAAAGTCTTTTGCTCTGTGTTGAAATTGCAAAGGTGGTGGAGAGGTGCTATGTTGCTAAAGTTAAGAACAAAGTCTGCAGTCATTATTCAATCTCATATTCGAGGGTGGTTGGATAGGCAAAAAGCTACTGGAGAGAAGCAATGTATTGTTGTAATACAA TCATGGTGGAGAGGTTACTTggcaaggaaaaaagagacaGGAGGTGAGCTACTGGATTTGCGCTTGAGAGTGCAAAAGTCTGCTGCGAATGTGGATGATAACATGCGCATTATTAACAGACTTGTGGCAGCACTTTCAGAACTACGAACAATGAAAAGTGTCAGTGGCATTCTTCATACTTGTGTTACTTTGG ACAAGGCTACGCAACATTCTCATAAATGTTGTGAGAAACTTGTGGAGGCAGGAGCTATTAAAACTCTGCTGAAGCTTTTTCGGTCAGCCAGCCGAAGCATACCAGATCAGGAGGTTCTGAAGCACGTCCTCTCAACTCTAAGGAACCTTGCCCGCTATCCACATCTGATTGAAGTGCTCATTGATAGTCCTGGGTCTGTAGAAACTGTTGTAGGGGAGTTCCTAAG GAACAAGGAGGAGGGTTATTTCATTGCTTCTGAGCTTCTGAAGAAGATATGCGCTAGTCGTAAAGGCGTTGAAGCTGTACGCAAATCACCTGCCCTTTTGAAAAGGCTCCACAGTCTTGTTGAGGAACTTAGCAAGAAGGCCAACAATGAGAAGAG GAACGCCCGAGTTACAGTTGGTAGAGAATATACAGAGAGAAGATTAAAGGAGGCTGTTGAAATTCTGAAACTAGCCACAGCAGGAAGGCTAGGTTTTTGA